In Deinococcus aquaedulcis, the following are encoded in one genomic region:
- a CDS encoding cobyric acid synthase: MAQAIMVQGCTSSAGKSYLTAALCRLLANHGVRAAPFKAQNMSNNAGVTPQGLEMGRAQLVQAAAARVTPDVRMNPVLLKPEADTRSQVVLLGRVSPEITALPWRERKAHLWPHVQGALHSLMADYDVVVIEGAGSPAEVNLRDSDIVNMRVAREVGAAVLLAADIDRGGAFAHLLGTWHCLIPEERALLRGFILNRFRGDPALLAPAPEWLHVQTGVPTVGVVPMLDIPLPEEDGLWAQGPRPQEPGDGFVAIARLPRVSNLDEFAPLGPLARWVSTPAELEGARAVILPGSKSTAADLAWLRASGLAGAVTRLAHAGVPVLGICGGLQMLGGALHDDLGIEGGHHAPGLGLLDLSTTFAADKVTVQTTLRDPETGLTLRGYEIHHGRTVAGPGVQELAPGLLWRQGNVRGTYLHGLLENPGYLERFLGWAGLPVPEGLPTLDARLDAIAARVQASLDPTLLDDLLAVWA; the protein is encoded by the coding sequence ATGGCTCAAGCAATCATGGTGCAGGGCTGCACGAGCAGCGCGGGCAAAAGTTACCTCACGGCGGCCCTGTGCCGCCTACTGGCGAATCACGGGGTGCGCGCCGCGCCCTTTAAAGCCCAGAACATGAGCAACAACGCCGGGGTCACCCCGCAGGGCCTGGAAATGGGCCGCGCACAATTGGTACAGGCCGCCGCCGCGCGTGTGACGCCCGACGTGCGAATGAACCCGGTGCTGCTGAAACCCGAGGCCGACACCCGCTCGCAGGTGGTGCTGCTGGGCCGCGTCAGCCCAGAGATCACCGCCCTGCCGTGGCGCGAGCGCAAGGCGCACCTGTGGCCCCACGTGCAGGGGGCGCTACACAGCCTGATGGCCGATTACGACGTGGTGGTGATTGAAGGGGCCGGCAGCCCGGCGGAAGTGAACCTGCGCGACTCGGACATTGTGAACATGCGGGTGGCGCGCGAGGTGGGGGCAGCGGTGCTGCTGGCTGCCGATATTGACCGGGGCGGCGCCTTTGCCCACCTGCTGGGCACGTGGCACTGCCTGATTCCCGAAGAACGCGCGCTGCTGCGCGGCTTCATCCTGAACCGCTTCCGGGGAGACCCGGCACTGCTGGCGCCGGCGCCCGAATGGCTGCATGTCCAGACCGGCGTGCCCACCGTGGGCGTGGTGCCCATGCTGGACATTCCCCTGCCCGAGGAAGACGGCTTGTGGGCCCAGGGGCCGCGCCCACAGGAGCCCGGGGACGGCTTCGTGGCCATCGCCCGGCTGCCCCGGGTGTCCAACCTTGACGAGTTCGCGCCGCTGGGGCCGCTGGCCCGCTGGGTGAGCACCCCGGCCGAACTGGAAGGGGCGCGCGCCGTCATCCTGCCCGGCAGCAAGAGCACCGCCGCCGATCTGGCCTGGCTGCGCGCGAGCGGGCTGGCAGGGGCGGTAACCCGGCTGGCCCACGCGGGCGTGCCCGTGCTGGGCATCTGTGGGGGGCTGCAGATGCTGGGCGGTGCGCTGCACGACGACCTGGGCATCGAAGGTGGTCACCACGCGCCGGGCCTGGGCCTGCTGGACCTGAGCACCACCTTTGCCGCCGACAAGGTGACGGTACAGACCACCCTCCGCGACCCCGAGACGGGGCTGACCCTGCGCGGCTACGAGATTCACCACGGCCGCACAGTTGCGGGCCCCGGGGTGCAGGAACTGGCGCCGGGCCTGCTGTGGCGCCAGGGCAACGTGCGCGGTACCTACCTGCACGGCCTGCTGGAAAACCCGGGATATCTGGAACGCTTCCTGGGCTGGGCCGGGTTGCCGGTGCCCGAAGGGCTGCCCACGCTGGACGCCCGCCTGGACGCCATTGCGGCCCGGGTGCAGGCCAGCCTGGACCCCACACTGCTGGATGACCTGCTGGCGGTGTGGGCATGA
- a CDS encoding IS630 family transposase, translating into MIPPCENGAFVAAMEHVLDLYAEPFDAAFRVVCFDERPCQLIADVVQPTPLQPGQPFRYDYEYERRGTANLFGYLEPKGNRRWLDVTERRTKADFARCMQRLVDEFYPAATKIRLVLDNLSTHSKGVLYETFGAAEAHRIASKLEFHFTPKHGSWLNAVEIEFAALSKQCLDRRIGSKEELHDEVQAWVAERNRQKRGVNWTFSTAMARQKLARLYPTNLANQS; encoded by the coding sequence GTGATTCCGCCTTGCGAGAATGGCGCGTTCGTGGCCGCGATGGAACACGTCCTCGACCTGTATGCCGAGCCGTTCGACGCGGCATTCCGAGTCGTGTGCTTCGACGAGCGGCCTTGTCAATTGATCGCCGATGTGGTGCAGCCGACTCCTCTGCAGCCAGGACAACCCTTTCGGTATGACTATGAATATGAACGTCGGGGAACTGCAAATCTCTTCGGTTACCTGGAGCCTAAGGGAAACAGACGTTGGCTGGACGTCACTGAGCGCCGCACGAAAGCGGATTTTGCTCGCTGTATGCAGCGTCTGGTCGACGAATTCTACCCAGCAGCCACCAAGATTCGGTTGGTCTTGGACAACCTCAGTACCCACAGCAAAGGTGTGCTCTATGAGACCTTTGGTGCCGCGGAAGCGCATCGCATCGCGTCAAAATTAGAATTCCACTTCACGCCGAAGCATGGCAGCTGGCTCAATGCCGTCGAGATCGAGTTTGCGGCGCTGAGCAAGCAATGTCTCGATCGCCGGATCGGGTCAAAGGAAGAACTGCACGACGAGGTGCAAGCGTGGGTTGCCGAACGCAACCGTCAGAAACGCGGCGTGAACTGGACCTTTTCCACCGCAATGGCCAGACAAAAGTTGGCCCGCCTTTATCCAACGAACTTAGCTAACCAAAGTTGA
- the cobU gene encoding bifunctional adenosylcobinamide kinase/adenosylcobinamide-phosphate guanylyltransferase, translating into MTLVFVTGGARSGKSAFAERRAADSGLPVTYLATAQAFDDEMAARIARHRGDRPAAWATVEEPLAVPGALAAISTPAVLLDCLSLWVSNLMLADWPDEAVLAAADALLATAQVRGGLTVLVTNEVGFGIVPDNVLARRYRDLLGWVNQRAAAASDEAWLLVSGRPLRLP; encoded by the coding sequence ATGACCCTGGTGTTCGTGACCGGCGGCGCCCGCAGCGGCAAGAGCGCCTTTGCCGAACGGCGCGCGGCAGACAGCGGCCTGCCGGTGACCTATCTGGCCACCGCCCAAGCCTTTGACGACGAGATGGCTGCCCGCATTGCCCGTCACCGGGGTGACCGGCCCGCCGCCTGGGCCACGGTGGAAGAGCCGCTGGCGGTGCCGGGGGCGCTGGCGGCGATCTCGACCCCTGCGGTGCTGCTCGACTGCCTGAGCCTGTGGGTGAGCAACCTGATGCTGGCCGACTGGCCCGACGAAGCGGTGCTGGCAGCGGCCGACGCCCTGCTGGCCACCGCCCAGGTCCGGGGCGGTCTGACGGTGCTGGTGACGAACGAGGTGGGGTTCGGCATCGTGCCCGACAACGTCCTGGCGCGGCGCTACCGCGACCTGCTGGGCTGGGTGAACCAGCGTGCGGCGGCCGCCAGCGACGAGGCGTGGCTCCTCGTCAGTGGGCGGCCGCTGCGGTTACCATAA